In Nocardia asteroides, a single genomic region encodes these proteins:
- a CDS encoding AurF N-oxygenase family protein yields MTLSTSGSTDAYRDMVRTLSEGSVHRKFDPYLDIAWDSPEFAIDPDDPRWILIPELDPLGATAWYRSLPRERQIEIGKWRMVNAIKVGAAFESVLIRGMMQYAMKLPNGAPEFRYCMHEMTEECNHIQMFQELVNRVGVDVPGMRPLFRKLAPLIGVAGGYAHVVLFIGILGGEEPIDHYQKALIRRGAELPPAVLRTMEIHIAEEARHISFANEFLKAKVPKLGPVTTTVCGLAFPLAMRWLAGEIMVPPRSFAREFDIPDAVFREAFWRSPQAKGILAGYFTDVRALADDLGLMTPVTRRLWRALGIDGPRARYRSEPARSRHAVA; encoded by the coding sequence ATGACGCTGTCCACTTCAGGCTCGACCGATGCCTACCGCGACATGGTGCGCACCCTCTCCGAGGGCTCCGTGCACCGGAAGTTCGACCCCTACCTGGACATCGCCTGGGACTCCCCGGAGTTCGCCATCGACCCGGACGACCCGCGCTGGATCCTCATCCCGGAGCTGGACCCGCTCGGCGCCACCGCCTGGTACCGGAGCCTGCCGCGGGAGCGGCAGATCGAGATCGGCAAGTGGCGGATGGTGAACGCCATCAAGGTCGGCGCCGCCTTCGAGAGCGTCCTGATCCGCGGCATGATGCAGTACGCGATGAAGCTGCCGAACGGCGCTCCGGAATTCCGCTACTGCATGCACGAGATGACCGAGGAGTGCAACCACATCCAGATGTTCCAGGAGCTGGTGAACCGCGTCGGGGTGGATGTGCCCGGCATGCGGCCGCTCTTCCGGAAGCTGGCTCCGCTGATCGGTGTCGCGGGCGGGTACGCGCACGTGGTGCTCTTCATCGGCATTCTCGGCGGCGAGGAGCCGATCGACCACTACCAGAAGGCGCTGATCCGGCGCGGGGCCGAGCTGCCGCCCGCCGTGCTGCGCACGATGGAGATCCACATCGCCGAGGAGGCGCGGCACATCTCCTTCGCGAACGAGTTCCTCAAGGCCAAGGTGCCGAAGCTGGGGCCGGTCACGACCACCGTCTGCGGGCTCGCCTTCCCGCTCGCCATGCGGTGGCTGGCCGGCGAGATCATGGTGCCGCCGCGCTCCTTCGCCCGCGAGTTCGACATCCCGGACGCGGTGTTCCGCGAGGCGTTCTGGCGGTCGCCGCAGGCCAAGGGGATTCTCGCCGGGTATTTCACCGACGTCCGCGCGCTCGCCGACGACCTCGGGCTGATGACCCCGGTCACCAGGCGGCTCTGGCGCGCGCTCGGGATCGACGGGCCGCGGGCCAGGTACCGCTCGGAGCCCGCGCGGTCCAGGCACGCCGTCGCCTGA